The Peribacillus simplex genome contains the following window.
GTAAGGGCCTCTGCGTTAGCAGACCCCAATGCCCCCGCCCCTAGAAGTAAGACATGCTTCTTCAAAATTCTCGATTGGCCCCCTTCACCAATGGGGGAAAATAAAGTCTGCCTTGAATATCGCTCTTGCACTATGAACCCTCCCATCCGATTTGCTCAGCCTCCACTGACAGGTGGAATGAAAGCCACTGTATCTCCATCAGATAGAATCGTGTCATCGTCAGCAAATTCTTCATTGACCGCTGTCATCACGGTTTCAAGACCTTCCAATTGAAATTCCACCCTCATTTTGCCTTTAAGCTGGGCCACACTCATTCCATTTCCTTCTATAGAAAGAGTCTCTTTGCCTAACTCATCTTTCAATTGGGCAAATAAAAGTACATTAATCATTGATATCCACCTCTTCCGGTTTCCCTTTTGGATATGGAACTGTTTCCAACTGATTTCCGACCCATGTCTCCCCATCTTCCCAATGTTCCTTTTTCCATATAGGGACAATTTCTTTTATTCTTTCAATCGCATACCTGTTTGCCTCATATGCATCATTTCGATGTGGCGTACTAACGGCAATAACGACTGCGATATCCGTGATTTCAAGTTTTCCAACACGATGGGTGATTGCCGTTTCTGAATCTGGCCACCGCTCCTTAATTTCAGAACCGATTTGCTCTAATTTCTTAATGGCCATCGGTTCATATGCTTCGTAAATTAAGAAAAGAGTCTTTTTTCCTTTCGTCATTTCCCTCACTGTACCAATAAAGGTCGTGACGGCACCTGCATTCCGCTCTACTACTTTATCAATCACTTCCTGGATGACAATCGGCTCTTTTGAAATTTTATAATTCATGTCTACCATCCTTTATATATAATTCAGTTTGATCAATATACCCTGCCTCTTTATAATCTTCCCTCGTATTCATATTGAAAAAAAGGTGTTGAAGATGTTCAGGATTCTCGTGATATAACTTAAAGTCGGTTTCCTTCATGATTTTCACCGAAATTTTTTCCAAAAATAGACCCATTTTCAACTCGCGTTTTAATAAGCACTCCGTCAGTACAGGAAGACACCTTTTATGATAAACAGCAAAAAGCGGTTGGATCCTGCCATTTATTTCCGGAATGACAGCATCGAATTCAGGTTCATAATAGGAAATGATATCATTTATGGCAGCCGCATTCACAAAGGGCATATCACAGGCCGTAAGGAATTGAAGCTCCGTTTTCGCAGCGGTCATCCCTGCATGCAATCCGCCAAGAGGTCCTTGAT
Protein-coding sequences here:
- a CDS encoding molybdenum cofactor biosynthesis protein MoaE, with the protein product MNYKISKEPIVIQEVIDKVVERNAGAVTTFIGTVREMTKGKKTLFLIYEAYEPMAIKKLEQIGSEIKERWPDSETAITHRVGKLEITDIAVVIAVSTPHRNDAYEANRYAIERIKEIVPIWKKEHWEDGETWVGNQLETVPYPKGKPEEVDIND
- the mobA gene encoding molybdenum cofactor guanylyltransferase, encoding MEWTMLLLAGGKSSRMGVNKALLTIGGVTNISRVAAELKKVSENILVITNTFEDYRFLQLPLIPDIHKDQGPLGGLHAGMTAAKTELQFLTACDMPFVNAAAINDIISYYEPEFDAVIPEINGRIQPLFAVYHKRCLPVLTECLLKRELKMGLFLEKISVKIMKETDFKLYHENPEHLQHLFFNMNTREDYKEAGYIDQTELYIKDGRHEL
- the moaD gene encoding molybdopterin converting factor subunit 1, with protein sequence MINVLLFAQLKDELGKETLSIEGNGMSVAQLKGKMRVEFQLEGLETVMTAVNEEFADDDTILSDGDTVAFIPPVSGG